The Coffea arabica cultivar ET-39 chromosome 9e, Coffea Arabica ET-39 HiFi, whole genome shotgun sequence genome has a window encoding:
- the LOC113709802 gene encoding wall-associated receptor kinase-like 1 — MERTRIFAENELAKASDQFSEDRILGRGGQGTVYKGMLTDGKIVAIKKSMKVDESQLEPFINEVVILSQVNHRNVVKLLGCCLETEVPLLVYEFIPNGTLSSLIHNHIDDEFPFTWNFRLRIAGEIAGALAYLHSAISIPIYHRDIKSSNILLDEKYTAKISDFGTSRSIGADKTHLTTLVKGTFGYLDPEYFQSSQFTEKSDVYSFGVVLVELLTRKKPISFSESEEDGHLNLATRFLTMMDENRLDSILDRQLLDESMEEEVMAVAKLAQRCLDSNGKNRPTMKEVAIELENIQRAPNGSTIQSPIHSHMFREPEFVSFANTNPSWTTENDTISFAADADPLLDYRI; from the coding sequence ATGGAAAGGACAAGGATTTTTGCAGAAAATGAGTTGGCTAAGGCCAGTGACCAATTCAGTGAGGATCGCATACTTGGACGAGGTGGGCAAGGAACAGTTTACAAAGGAATGCTAACTGATGGAAAAATTGTAGCAATCAAAAAGTCAATGAAGGTGGATGAAAGCCAGTTAGAGCCATTCATCAATGAGGTTGTCATTCTTTCACAAGTCAATCACAGGAATGTGGTAAAACTACTAGGTTGTTGCTTGGAGACAGAAGTTCCTTTATTGGTATATGAATTTATTCCTAATGGAACTCTCTCTAGCCTCATTCATAATCATATCGATGATGAGTTCCCCTTCACTTGGAACTTCAGATTAAGAATAGCAGGTGAAATAGCAGGAGCTTTGGCATATCTACACTCGGCAATCTCAATTCCCATCTACCATAGAGATATTAAGTCCAGCAACATACTTTTGGATGAAAAGTACACAGCCAAAATATCAGATTTTGGAACTTCGAGGTCCATTGGAGCAGATAAAACTCATCTAACTACACTTGTTAAAGGGACATTCGGCTACTTGGATCCGGAATACTTTCAGTCAAGCCAATTTACAGAAAAAAGTGATGTCTATAGTTTCGGAGTTGTTCTTGTTGAGCTCTTGACAAGGAAAAAGCCCATATCATTTTCTGAATCAGAAGAGGATGGTCACTTAAACTTGGCCACAAGGTTTTTGACGATGATGGATGAAAATCGTCTGGACAGTATCCTTGATCGTCAGCTTCTTGATGAGAGCATGGAGGAAGAGGTTATGGCTGTTGCTAAACTGGCCCAAAGATGCCTAGACTCAAATGGGAAAAACAGGCCAACTATGAAGGAAGTAGCCATTGAGTTGGAAAACATTCAAAGGGCGCCAAATGGTTCAACTATTCAATCACCTATTCACAGCCATATGTTCAGAGAACCTGAATTTGTATCGTTTGCTAACACAAATCCTTCATGGACAACTGAAAACGATACCATTAGCTTCGCTGCTGATGCTGATCCATTATTAGATTACAGGATTTAA
- the LOC113709801 gene encoding wall-associated receptor kinase-like 6, translating into MSSKYLLSSLLFLLGWIISFPICPTIGASLAKPGCNDTCGDVLIPYPFGLSPGCALKRSYIIICNSSKPYLSSLNLEVLNISLWNQTVTVNAPLTNFCSSHQAQRSSTSWISSDLVGTPFLYAQKYNKLVLFGCGNAVLNQEENKILCGCTSTCELNSSDQTTRATSCYGVNSCESTIPFYLTKYNLNFRDSTVNRSGYCPSMFLVDKNWLPEKFSEFLQLIPVVLAWTLSQADATAACDCFPFSDRLYLNSEAYVQSFACPVCGFGMYFPDTNPYLSPQCVRPGIPIDANSRTKDGKQALVGETPFNSLFYFNNNFGISSFIE; encoded by the exons ATGAGTTCAAAATACTTACTCTCCTCTCTCCTCTTCTTGTTAGGTTGGATAATCAGTTTTCCTATATGCCCGACAATTGGAGCATCATTAGCTAAGCCAGGGTGCAATGATACTTGTGGTGATGTTCTCATCCCCTACCCGTTCGGGCTGAGTCCTGGCTGCGCTCTTAAAAGATCATACATCATAATTTGCAATTCTTCCAAGCCATATCTAAGCAGCCTCAACCTGGAAGTGTTGAATATATCGCTATGGAACCAAACAGTCACGGTAAATGCCCCGTTGACTAATTTTTGCAGCTCTCATCAAGCTCAAAGGAGCAGCACCAGTTGGATTAGCTCCGATCTTGTGGGAACCCCTTTCTTGTACGCACAAAAGTACAACAAACTGGTGCTTTTTGGGTGTGGAAATGCCGTACTAAACCAAGAAGAAAACAAGATTTTGTGCGGGTGTACGTCGACATGTGAACTCAACAGTTCTGATCAAACAACTAGAGCTACAAGTTGTTACGGGGTTAATAGTTGCGAATCAACAATTCCTTTCTATCTCACCAAATACAACCTGAATTTCAGGGACTCAACAGTTAACCGCTCAGGGTACTGCCCATCTATGTTCTTGGTAGATAAAAACTGGTTACCGGAGAAATTTTCAGAATTTTTGCAACTTATTCCGGTTGTTTTGGCCTGGACACTATCACAAGCCGATGCGACAGCGGCTTGTGATTGTTTCCCCTTCAGTGACCGTCTCTACCTGAATTCCGAGGCATACGTCCAATCTTTTGCTTGTCCAGTTTGCGGATTTGGCATGTATTTCCCTGATACTAACCCATATCTATCACCACAATGCGTAAGGCCAG GGATACCCATTGATGCTAACTCGAGGACGAAGGACGGGAAACAAGCTCTTGTAGGTGAGACACCCTTTAATTCTCTGTTTTACTTCAACAATAATTTTGGTATCTCTTCTTTTATAGAATAA
- the LOC140014698 gene encoding uncharacterized protein → MKALVWNCQGAGSPLTIPQLKEACNLLSPNMVILCETKNRKQFMEKVQRKLRFEESVVVESMNKSGGMAIFWNTEVKVLEVKTTAFTMEIHIMDTDHDVDWWFIGIYASTDDQIRRRQWEVVERRKILWGSRWVITGDFNDIISNEEKWGGRKREEGTFKYFRSFIEQNGLIDLGYEGNPWTWSNHWAQQGKIKQRLDRSLASSDWSQIFDRTTVKHMENFGSDHSMILLDSNPLQMKRKSRFLFDRRWLKKEGLQQVVKQEWEEEQSGSYMYKVHRKIAKCRLAILRWKNNFPGNARKKIKSLKKLLSDLQTSDCEDIRERKKVLKMQLKEAYEEEELF, encoded by the coding sequence ATGAAAGCACTGGTGTGGAATTGTCAAGGTGCtgggagccccttgacaattccccaGTTGAAGGAGGCTTGCAACCTCCTCTCCCCTAATATGGTCATTTTGTGTGAgactaaaaatagaaaacaattCATGGAGAAAGTTCAAAGGAAGTTGAGATTCGAAGAGAGTGTGGTGGTGGAATCTATGAATAAATCAGGGGGCATGGCTATATTTTGGAATACTGAAGTAAAAGTTTTGGAGGTTAAAACCACTGCTTTCACCATGGAAATTCACATAATGGACACTGATCATGATGTAGACTGGTGGTTCATAGGAATTTATGCTAGCACTGATGACCAAATCAGGAGACGCCAGTGGGAAGTCGTGGAGAGAAGGAAAATTTTATGGGGTTCTAGATGGGTGATTACTGGCGATTTCAATGACATCATATCAAATGAGGAGAAATGGGGGGGTAGAAAAAGGGAGGAAGGAACTTTCAAATACTTCAGGAGCTTTATTGAACAAAATGGCCTCATTGATTTAGGATATGAAGGCAATCCCTGGACTTGGAGTAATCATTGGGCTCAACAGGGAAAGATTAAACAAAGGCTGGATAGATCATTGGCGAGTAGTGATTGGAGCCAAATTTTTGACCGAACGACAGTCAAACACATGGAAAATTTTGGCTCTGACCATAGCATGATCTTGTTAGACTCCAATCCTCTACAAATGAAGAGGAAGAGCAGGTTCCTGTTTGATAGAAGATGGCTGAAAAAAGAAGGACTGCAACAAGTAGTGAAGCAGGAGTGGGAAGAGGAACAATCAGGCTCTTATATGTATAAAGTGCATAGGAAGATAGCAAAATGTAGGCTGGCCATTTTGAGATGGAAAAACAATTTTCCAGGAAATGCTAGGAAGAAAATTAAAAGCCTTAAAAAACTCTTGAGTGATCTCCAAACCTCTGATTGTGAGGACataagggaaagaaaaaaggttCTTAAAATGCAACTTAAGGAAGCTTATGAGGAAGAGGAGCTTTTCTAG